A region of the Acidobacteriota bacterium genome:
GAGGACCGTAACCGCGTCGGGCTGGATCTCGGCGAACCCCCCCTGGACGACCAGCCTGCCGGTTGAGTCACCGTCAATCCACGTGACCGCACCGGTGCCGAGAGAGGTCAGCAGCGGCGTGTGCCCCGGCAGCACACCGAGCTCACCCATTGCCCCTGGAATCCGCACCTCCTGGGCGCTGCACTCGAGGATGCGTCGGCTCGGCGTCACGACCTCGAGCTTCAGTCGATCGGCCACCTCAGTCCTCCGCCTTCATCTTGTCGGCCTTCTCGATGGCCTCTTCGATACCGCCGACATAGAGGAAGGCCTGCTCGGGCAGGTGGTCATAATCTCCGGCGCACAAGCCCTTGAATCCCTTGACCGTATCCTCGACCTTGACGTAGCGCCCTTTGAATCCGGTGAACTGCTCGGCAACGTGGAACGGCTGCGAAAGGAACCGCTGGATCTTGCGTGCTCGCGCCACCGTAAGCTTGTCCTCCTCCGAAAGCTCGTCGATACCGAGAATCGCGATGATGTCCTGGAGATCCTTGTAGCGCTGGAGAATCCGCTGGGTCTCGCGGGCCACCATGTAATGTTCCTCGCCGACGATAGTGGGGTCGAGGATGCGCGAGGTCGAAGCGAGCGGATCGACCGCGGGGTAG
Encoded here:
- the atpC gene encoding ATP synthase F1 subunit epsilon, which gives rise to MADRLKLEVVTPSRRILECSAQEVRIPGAMGELGVLPGHTPLLTSLGTGAVTWIDGDSTGRLVVQGGFAEIQPDAVTVL